The Chthoniobacterales bacterium DNA window CGGCTCGCGATCCAGCAGCTCGGGAAACGACTCGATATTCACCACCGTCGTCGTGCCGTGGCGGAGGAGTTCCGCCGCACCCGCGAGTGTCGCGGCGAGATAATCGTCGTCCGTAAGATTGCGCTTCGCCGCATTGATCCGCTGAATCCATTTCGCAAACGTCGTTTGAGTCAGAATCAAATGCCGCAGCGAGCTAAATTCCAAGTGGCAATGAGCGTTGATCAGGCCCGGCATCAGGATCACCTCGCCGAGATCGACTTTGCGCCCGGCGTGTTGCGCGGCGAGATCGTCATACTTACCGAGAGCCACGATTTGGTCGCCTTCGACGAGCAATCCACCATCCTCGATGGGCGGGGAATCCATGCTGACCAAGTGGCGGGCTCGATAAAGAATCATGCGGGGGCTCTCTTTACCGTCTCGCGGGCGGCGGCGACAAGGATATTGCAACATTCTTCGCAGGGCAGGGGAATGAAACCGCGCCCGCACTCCAGCAGATCGTGACCCAACTCCAATTTCCCTGCTGGCAGACTCGTGATCGCCACCCCCGGCTCGATCTGCCAGGTGATCGTCTTCAGGCAGCGATTCGGTGGGCAGACCTCGCCGATCAACGCGTCGGCTTGTTCGTTGGTGATCTTACCCGCCACGCGATACATGCCCGACTGGCGATTCAACGTCTCGCGCAAATCCACCGGACGTCCGGCCTTTTCCTCAAACGCCGCCGCCGTCCCCAGCATCGCCGGATAGAAAAACTCCAGCGCCCGCACCACGTCCTCAAGACTGCCCAACTCCAGCCGCCAGCCGCGCTGCAACGTCGGCGCACTGCGCAGCGGACGATATTTTCCCGCCGCATCCAGCTTGCCGAGTTCGATAGCGTCCTCCGCCTGCTGATACGACTGCAACTCCCCCGGTTCATCCAGATAGTGATGCAACTCGAATCCTTCCGCCGTCCGCCCGATTCGCACCTCGCCCAAGTCGGCGCGGCCCGCCTCCAGCCACGCGGCTAATTTCTCCGCCAGCTTCATACGGCCAGCGCGTGTTTCTCATCAAACGCCGCCACTTGATCCAGAATCACGTCCGCCAGCAGAGACGATGTCCCGATGGCGCTTGCGTAGTAAAGCTGCCGCCCGCGCAACGGCACCGGATTTTGCCGAGTCGCCCCCGCCTCCATCCCCAGTAACACAGGGATGTCCTCATAACTATGTAACCCGTCTGCGATAAAAAACGGCACCACCACCACATGCTTCAGCGTCGTCAGTTGATCCCACTCCGCCACATTCGGCGACTCCTCCATAAACGCATCCACCACCTCGCCAAATTGCCCCAGCGCCCGAATCCGCGCCACCTGATCGCGGATCGCCCGCGCCGAATTATCATTCAACCCCGTGCCGTGCCCCACAATGATGAGACTGATCGCAGCCAAGTCCACTCCCGGTGCCACCTCGCGGGCGCGTTGCAGGAGCAGGCCCGTCATATTGGCGTGATTCCCCACCGGCTCGCAGTATTTGATTACCCGTCCATCGCGCTCGGTGATTGGCCCATTTAACCCTAACTCCCGCGGCAGCACCGTCTGGGTAAAATACCCTTCGCTAATAAAATTCGGCACCACATAGACCTCGTCCGCCTCCACCATCCGCCAGATCTGACGAAAACTCGGCTCCTCCTTCCAGAAACAGACATGCACCTCGGCAAAAATCCCCCGCGCCCGAATCGTCGCCGCGTGGAGATGCGTCGGCCCGCTGGAATCCGGGTTCAGCGTGGACCCATGCCCGGCCAGAACGAGAGCGCAGCGAGATTTATCCATGCCCTCATCTACGATTGAAACCGCCCTCCCGACAAGACTTCGGCGAAAAAATGCGCCAACCCTCGTTTGGGCGCACTTGGC harbors:
- a CDS encoding DR2241 family protein; this encodes MKLAEKLAAWLEAGRADLGEVRIGRTAEGFELHHYLDEPGELQSYQQAEDAIELGKLDAAGKYRPLRSAPTLQRGWRLELGSLEDVVRALEFFYPAMLGTAAAFEEKAGRPVDLRETLNRQSGMYRVAGKITNEQADALIGEVCPPNRCLKTITWQIEPGVAITSLPAGKLELGHDLLECGRGFIPLPCEECCNILVAAARETVKRAPA
- a CDS encoding CbiX/SirB N-terminal domain-containing protein; translated protein: MDKSRCALVLAGHGSTLNPDSSGPTHLHAATIRARGIFAEVHVCFWKEEPSFRQIWRMVEADEVYVVPNFISEGYFTQTVLPRELGLNGPITERDGRVIKYCEPVGNHANMTGLLLQRAREVAPGVDLAAISLIIVGHGTGLNDNSARAIRDQVARIRALGQFGEVVDAFMEESPNVAEWDQLTTLKHVVVVPFFIADGLHSYEDIPVLLGMEAGATRQNPVPLRGRQLYYASAIGTSSLLADVILDQVAAFDEKHALAV